One Manihot esculenta cultivar AM560-2 chromosome 18, M.esculenta_v8, whole genome shotgun sequence genomic window carries:
- the LOC110605987 gene encoding serine/threonine-protein kinase-like protein CCR4 encodes MAFLFFHNTFSFFFFFLLFFSSFTSVLPLSTVAISETSSHTLICALGITTSDQSYLNCSSFPSGIQFPVLNSSFSYSGIVAGDGFICAVISFYSSSSSSIMVCWRFSTNGNNLVYKRIYQGPLLREIQAGNSHICGLNTTNRLHCWQWPEFNSTAAQNLSFSSIAVGEEFVCGISGFGNITCWGNFSSVSNPPSGNFSMIAAGFRHACALTFSNQLHCWGAMEGEKPQDKFKLLALGENRSCGLRLNDTVVCWGQNNFSLQESLKDEFFINIEAKRNIFCGVLKQNYSLVCWGNEILDSNSMVFNEVIPGPCTSSCSDPHDMLPGSEKFCPQGLFICEYEPEIVIPPLPEPQLPPSLPPSPASEGSTSSGWSDKMIAFLVVGCVGFSILLLAIGFFLFRFCICRGYRVHDSGRLDETGAPLEQGTRQQQQQQHPQIQQAPLSPVLEKRLSQLASMGNAGHLEEFSLQLLLQATNNFSEDHKVGTGSFGSVYRATLEDGREVAIKRAETSSTSSYAVGTRRQEDKDDAFINELESLSRLHHKNLIRLLGFCEDSNERVLVYEYLSNGTLNDHLHKLQSSPLMSWPARIKVALDAARGIEYLHEYAVPSIIHRDIKSSNILLDSSWTAKVSDFGLSLMGPEGEESHLSLRAAGTVGYMDPEYYRLQQLTAKSDVYSFGIVLLELLSGIKAIHKNENGVPRNVVDFVVPYIVQDDIHRVLDSRVPPPTPYEIEAVAYVGYLAADCVTLEGRDRPSMTEIVNSLERALAACLVNPTSLSRSTTASST; translated from the coding sequence AtggcttttcttttctttcataatactttttctttcttcttcttttttctactctttttttcttcttttacttcTGTTCTTCCACTCTCTACTGTTGCAATTTCTGAAACTTCCAGCCACACGTTGATTTGTGCTTTGGGGATAACTACTAGTGATCAATCTTATCTTAACTGTTCTAGTTTTCCTTCTGGGATTCAGTTTCCTGTACTGAATTCCAGCTTTTCGTATTCTGGGATTGTTGCCGGAGATGGGTTCATCTGTGCGGTGATTTCTTTCTATTCCTCCTCTTCCAGTTCAATTATGGTTTGCTGGAGATTCTCTACTAATGGTAATAATCTGGTTTACAAGAGAATCTATCAAGGTCCGCTTCTCAGAGAGATTCAAGCGGGTAATTCCCATATATGTGGGCTTAACACCACCAATCGACTCCATTGTTGGCAGTGGCCGGAATTCAACTCTACTGCTGCTCAGAACTTGAGTTTTTCGAGTATTGCAGTTGGTGAAGAATTCGTTTGTGGGATATCAGGATTCGGGAATATTACTTGCTGGGGAAATTTTTCCAGTGTCAGTAACCCTCCCTCAGGGAATTTTAGCATGATTGCTGCTGGATTCAGGCATGCCTGTGCTCTAACTTTTTCTAACCAGTTGCATTGTTGGGGAGCTATGGAGGGCGAAAAACCACAAGATAAATTCAAACTGTTGGCATTAGGAGAGAACCGTAGCTGCGGTTTGCGGCTTAATGATACAGTAGTTTGCTGGGGGCAGAACAATTTCAGCTTGCAAGAAAGTTTGAAAGATGAGTTTTTTATCAATATTGAAGCTAAGAGGAACATTTTCTGTGGAGTTCTGAAACAGAATTATTCGTTGGTTTGTTGGGGTAATGAGATCTTGGACTCTAATTCAATGGTGTTTAACGAAGTAATCCCAGGACCATGTACAAGTAGCTGTTCAGATCCACATGATATgttaccaggatctgaaaagttTTGCCCCCAAGGTTTATTTATTTGTGAGTATGAGCCTGAAATCGTTATTCCACCGTTGCCTGAGCCACAGTTACCGCCATCTCTGCCGCCATCGCCGGCTTCAGAGGGATCAACAAGTAGTGGATGGAGTGACAAGATGATAGCTTTCCTAGTAGTGGGCTGTGTGGGCTTCTCTATTTTGTTGCTAGCCATTGGCTTCTTTTTATTCAGATTCTGCATTTGCAGAGGCTACCGAGTCCATGATTCAGGGCGGTTGGATGAGACCGGAGCACCGCTCGAACAAGGTACAAGacaacagcagcagcagcaacacCCACAAATCCAACAAGCGCCACTATCACCTGTCCTAGAGAAGCGTCTTAGCCAATTGGCCAGCATGGGAAATGCAGGTCATTTAGAAGAATTCTCCTTGCAGCTGCTACTTCAAGCCACAAACAACTTCTCCGAAGATCACAAAGTTGGCACAGGAAGCTTCGGCTCAGTCTATCGTGCCACATTAGAGGATGGCCGAGAAGTAGCAATCAAACGAGCTGAAACATCGAGCACTAGCTCCTACGCAGTAGGAACCAGACGTCAAGAAGATAAAGACGATGCATTCATTAACGAACTCGAATCCTTATCCCGTCTCCATCACAAGAATCTCATCCGGTTACTAGGCTTCTGTGAAGATTCTAACGAAAGGGTATTAGTCTACGAATATCTAAGCAATGGCACTCTCAATGATCACCTCCATAAGCTCCAAAGCTCACCATTAATGTCATGGCCTGCAAGAATCAAAGTTGCATTAGATGCAGCCAGAGGAATCGAGTACTTGCACGAATATGCAGTGCCATCGATCATTCACCGCGACATAAAATCATCTAACATACTACTGGATTCATCCTGGACAGCCAAGGTCTCAGATTTCGGACTATCGTTGATGGGTCCTGAAGGCGAAGAATCCCACCTGTCACTTCGAGCCGCCGGCACAGTAGGCTACATGGATCCAGAGTACTACAGACTTCAACAGCTGACGGCAAAGAGCGACGTGTACAGCTTCGGAATAGTGTTACTAGAGCTATTATCAGGAATCAAGGCAATACACAAGAATGAGAATGGGGTGCCAAGAAACGTGGTAGATTTTGTAGTACCATATATTGTACAAGATGACATACACAGAGTGTTAGACTCGAGAGTTCCACCACCAACGCCGTATGAAATAGAGGCGGTAGCATATGTAGGATACTTAGCGGCAGATTGTGTGACGTTAGAAGGCCGAGATCGGCCGTCGATGACGGAGATTGTAAATAGCTTAGAAAGAGCTTTGGCTGCATGTTTGGTAAACCCCACTTCGCTTTCGCGGTCCACAACTGCGTCCTCCACGTAA